CGCGAGCCGCTCCGCACCCACCGTGGCGAGGCCCTTGGCGATCGCGACCCGGACCTCGCGGGAGGGGTCGGAGAGCGCCGCGCGGGCCAGTTCGCCGGCGGCGTCGACGGACACCAGGGCGCGTACGGCCTCGATGCGGACGGCGATGTCGGAGTCCGCGAGGGAGTGCGCGAACAGGGCGGCGTCCCCGAGGCGCAGGGCGCGCAGGACGTCCAGGGCCGCGGCGCGCACCACCTGGTCCGGCTCGGCCAGGGCGGCGGCGAGACCGTCGCGCAGGTCGGGCTCGGCCGGGAGCGTCTCGACCAGCTCGCGCAGTGAGGCGGCGGCGGCCGCACGCACCTCGGCGGCGCTGTCGCGCAGGGCGGCGGCGAGGGCGGTGCCCGTCCCGGGCGGGAGCGTCTCGGTGAGCACGGCGACGGCCTCACGGCGGACGGCGGCCACGGGGTCGGCCAAGTAGGGCCGGAGGGCTTCGAGTTCGGGCTCCTCCTCGGCAAGGGCGACGAGTTCGAGGAGACGGGTGGCGGACTGCTCGTCGGAGGGCGCGGCGGCCGAAGGCCGCGGTGGCGGGACCGGCTCCGTCGTCGCGGCAGCCGCCCCCGCGGCCGCCGCGACCGGGGCCAGGTCACGTGAGCCCGCTGTGGCCACCTGCTCGGCGTGGACCTCGCCGAGGGCACGGGGCGGGCCGCCGACGGGGTCGAAGCCGTCGACAGGAACGAGATAGGGAGCCACGGGACGGGCCGTGAACTCCATCGCACCAGAGGGGGACTTGTGCAGATCGAGATGGTGGAACCAGGACGCGTCGTCGCGCTGCGGATGGTCGAGGCGGTCGTGGTAGAGGCCCCAGCGGGACTCCGTGCGGGCCAGGGAGGAGCGGGCGGCCATCTCCGCGCAGTCGCGGATGAAAGTGACCTCGGCGCAGCGCATCAGCTCGTGCGCGGTGCGCGCGCCCATCCCGGCGATGTCGGTGTGCATCCGCTCGAAGGCCTCCAGGGCCAGCGACAGCCGGGCGCCGGACTTGGGCGGGGCGACGTAGTCGTTCACGAAGCGGCGCAGCTTGTACTCGACCTGGGGCTGCGGCGGGCCGTCGGGGTTGCGCAGCGGGCGGTAGATCAGCTCGTGCGCCTCCCGCAGCTGATCGGACGGCAACTCGCCCGCGTAGGCCCGGTACCGGGACGCGTCCGCGCCCGCCAGGTCTCCGAAGACGAACGCGCCGATCATGTAGTTGTGCGGCACGCAGGCCAGGTCGCCGGCGGCGTACAGCCGGGGGACGGTGGTGCGGGCGTGCTCGTCCACGCGGACGCCGGAGGCGGAGTGGCCGCCGCACAGGCCGATCTCGGAGATGTGCATCTCGATGTCGTGGGTGCGGTAGTCGTGGCCTCGGCCGGAGTGGAAGGTGCCGCGGGTGGGCCGCTCGGTGGAGTGCAGGATCGTCTCCAGGGCCGAGACCGACTCTTCGGGGAGGTGGCTCAGCTTCAGGTAGACGGGCCCCCGGTCGGAGGCCACCTCGGCGGCGAACTCGGCCATCATCTGGCCGGACCAGTAGTCGGAGTCGACGAAGCGCTCGCCGTGCCGGTTGACCTGGTAGCCGCCGAAGGGGTTGGCGACGTAGGCGCAGGCCGGGCCGTTGTAGTCCTTGATCAGCGGATTGATCTGGAAGCACTCGATGCCGGTGAGCTCGGCGCCCGCGTGGTAGGCCATGGCGTAGCCGTCGCCCGCGTTGGTGGGGTTCTCGTAGGTGCCGTAGAGATAGCCGGAGGCGGGCAGGCCGAGACGGCCGCAGGCGCCGGTCGCGAGGATCACCGCGCCCGCGCGGACCTGCACGAACTGCCCCGTACGGGTGTTGAAGCCAGCCGCTCCGACGGCCCGCCCGTCCGCCGTGAGGACCCGCACCGGCATCACCCGGTTCTCGATGCGGATCCTCTCCCGCATCTCGCGCCGCCGCAGCTGCCGGTAGAGGACCTTCTTGACGTCCTTGCCCTCCGGCATCGGCAGCACGTAGGAGCCGGAGCGGTGGACCTGGCGGACCGCGTAGTCGCCGTGCTCGTCCTTCTCGAACTTCACGCCGTAGGACTCCAGCCGCTGCACCATGCCGAAGCCGCGGGTGGCGGTCTGGCGGACGGTGGACTGGTCGACGATGCCGTCATTGGCGCGGGTGATCTCGGCGACGTAGTCGTCGGGTTCGGCGCGGCCCGGGATGACCGCGTTGTTGACGCCGTCCATGCCCATGGCGAGCGCGCCGGAGTGGCGGACGTGCGCCTTCTCCAGCAGCAGCACGTTCGCGCCGTGCTCGGCGGCGGTCAGCGCGGCCATGGTGCCGGCGGTGCCGCCGCCGATGACCAGGACGTCGCAGGTCAGTTCCTCGGCGTCGGCGAGGGACGGGACGGCCAGGGGGGTGTCCGCAGGGGGGTTCACGGAGGTGGTCACCGGGGTGCCTTTCACGTACCGAGCGAGGTGAGGACGTCGCGCCGCAGGGCCACGCGCGCCGGGTCGTCGTGCGCGCCGCGCTCGCGCGGGCGGGGGATGTCCCGGACGGCGACGAGGCCGCCCGCGCCGAGCAGGGCCACGCGGTCGCCGAGGAACAGGGCCTCGTCCACGTCGTGGGTGACGAAGACGACGGTGGCGCCCGTGCCCTGGAGCACCTCCACCAGCAGGTCCTGCATGCCCGCCCGGTTCTGCGCGTCGAGCGCGCCGAACGGCTCGTCCATCAGGACGGCGCGCGGGCGCCCGGCCAGGGCGCGGGCCAGCTGGACGCGCTGGCGCTGCCCGCCGGAGACCCGATGCGGCAACTGCCGGGCCTGCGAGCCGAGTCCGACCCGTTCGAGCCAGGCCCGGGCCTCCTCGCGGCGTTCGGCGCGGGGCACGCCGCGGATGGCGAGGGGCAGTTCGACGTTGGCGCGCAGGGTGCGCCAAGGGAGCAGGGCGTCCTCCTGGAAGACCAGGGCCCGGTCGGCCGAGGGGCCGGTCAGCGGGTGTCCGTCCTGGGCGATCTCGCCCGCGAGCGGCGCCAGCAGGCCGGCCAGGGTGCGCAGCAGGGTCGACTTGCCGCAGCCGGACGGGCCGACGACGGTGAGGATCTCACCGGGAGCGACGTCCAGGCCGACCTTGTCCAGGGCGGGCGCGCCGGGGCGGCCGAGGGAGGCGCCGGTGAGGGTGAGCCGGGTGCCGCGCACCGGGGTGCCGGGGGCGGTCCCGGGGGCCGTCTTGGGCGAGGCGTCCTTCACATCCCCGGCCGGGGTG
The Streptomyces tuirus genome window above contains:
- a CDS encoding fumarate reductase/succinate dehydrogenase flavoprotein subunit; translation: MTTSVNPPADTPLAVPSLADAEELTCDVLVIGGGTAGTMAALTAAEHGANVLLLEKAHVRHSGALAMGMDGVNNAVIPGRAEPDDYVAEITRANDGIVDQSTVRQTATRGFGMVQRLESYGVKFEKDEHGDYAVRQVHRSGSYVLPMPEGKDVKKVLYRQLRRREMRERIRIENRVMPVRVLTADGRAVGAAGFNTRTGQFVQVRAGAVILATGACGRLGLPASGYLYGTYENPTNAGDGYAMAYHAGAELTGIECFQINPLIKDYNGPACAYVANPFGGYQVNRHGERFVDSDYWSGQMMAEFAAEVASDRGPVYLKLSHLPEESVSALETILHSTERPTRGTFHSGRGHDYRTHDIEMHISEIGLCGGHSASGVRVDEHARTTVPRLYAAGDLACVPHNYMIGAFVFGDLAGADASRYRAYAGELPSDQLREAHELIYRPLRNPDGPPQPQVEYKLRRFVNDYVAPPKSGARLSLALEAFERMHTDIAGMGARTAHELMRCAEVTFIRDCAEMAARSSLARTESRWGLYHDRLDHPQRDDASWFHHLDLHKSPSGAMEFTARPVAPYLVPVDGFDPVGGPPRALGEVHAEQVATAGSRDLAPVAAAAGAAAATTEPVPPPRPSAAAPSDEQSATRLLELVALAEEEPELEALRPYLADPVAAVRREAVAVLTETLPPGTGTALAAALRDSAAEVRAAAAASLRELVETLPAEPDLRDGLAAALAEPDQVVRAAALDVLRALRLGDAALFAHSLADSDIAVRIEAVRALVSVDAAGELARAALSDPSREVRVAIAKGLATVGAERLAADAPAAVDPAAGAIEAALTGLLDDSDALVRAAAYGALGTTGCPAPLTARAVAALSETAWQVRSGAATALSVADPEAAVPALAKVLADPNADVRKAAVLALTRHRGTEEARAALATATTDSDADVRAYAGRAL
- a CDS encoding ABC transporter ATP-binding protein; this encodes MSTSSETVSNTPAGDVKDASPKTAPGTAPGTPVRGTRLTLTGASLGRPGAPALDKVGLDVAPGEILTVVGPSGCGKSTLLRTLAGLLAPLAGEIAQDGHPLTGPSADRALVFQEDALLPWRTLRANVELPLAIRGVPRAERREEARAWLERVGLGSQARQLPHRVSGGQRQRVQLARALAGRPRAVLMDEPFGALDAQNRAGMQDLLVEVLQGTGATVVFVTHDVDEALFLGDRVALLGAGGLVAVRDIPRPRERGAHDDPARVALRRDVLTSLGT